The Sabethes cyaneus chromosome 1, idSabCyanKW18_F2, whole genome shotgun sequence DNA segment gaatgcaaaacaaaacacaaactgcgtATAGGCTTTTTCATACAGAATGGCCGaagcacaaaatgaaaactttgttgccagttttcacataaggctttttcaaatttgctttttaagagtcataaagttttcaaatcgctatgatgtttggtattattatagatacttaaaaaagctttaaatataaccaaaaaatcagtttttttatattttgcacttgggccctattgaaatgttgttcttgaatttatgaacgctttgacagcacttcgcgTAAAACTGAGTGCTCCTGAGcccggttaatttatgaattcgctaaaaGTTTCTCTTAACAATGctgccaacttttcagtttcccgtatgattcttcttcttcttcagcataaagccggggtggctcgggctgtttcaagcactcgtctccattcaactcagtcttgggccactcgtcgccaatttcctagtcgtctcagaagtcgcaaatcgctttcgacctgatcgagccatcgtgcacgttgggcccccctgttcctggtgccggtggggttgttgaagagcactattttcgtcgcacggtcgtccggcatccttacgacgtgcccggtccaccgtagcctgctaactttcgctagatgtacgatgggagtctctccaagcagtacctgtagctcgtgattcatacgcctccgccactctccgctttcagtttgtactccgccaaatatcgtccgcagcactttccgctcaaacacggcaagggcacgtatgtcctccctgaccagcgtcacggtttcaagtccataaagaactaccggtctaataaaaagttttgtacattgttagcttctgcggcggcgtacgcttcctgatcgtagcgttttacgaagggcaaagtaggcccgatttcccgcttggatgcgccgctggatctccttactagtgttgtccgcggtcaccagcgatcccaaatacacgaactcctctaccacttctagttcgtcgccgtcaacggttaccgtccgtgggaggcgcgcgtttgtctcctttgagcctcttcctttcatgtatttggtcttcgacgcatttagcccaattctcctagactccgctttcaatttggcgtagattgcatccgccgtcgcaaagttcctggctatgatatcgaagtcatctacaaagcctaaaagttggctacccttggtaaaaatcgtgcctctcgtttcgatgcccgctcttcGGATCATCCCCTAaagagcaatgttgaacagcatgcaggataaaccgtcaccttgtctcaaccctcgcagcgtttcgaagggactcgaaagtgtccctgagatgcatacgaaacacataactcgatccaatgtagctctgatcaatcgcgtaagtttgtccggaaaaccgcattcgtgcattatctgccatagcttatctcgatcgactgtatcgtatgctgctttgaaatcaataaagatgtaatgcgtgggcacgttgtactcccgacatttctgcaagatctgtcggatagtaaaaatgtggtccgtagttgcgcgagcccccatgaaacccgcctgataattccctacgaaaccttgtgctatcggtgacagccggcgtaacaggatctgggagagtaccttgtaggcggcgtttaccagcgtaataccacgatagttgcagcagtctagtcgatcaccctttttgtagatgggacaaaccactccttccctAAATTCCtacggtagcttttcctcctcccaaatcctcgaaataacccagtgtagagcctttgctagcgtttctccgccatgttcatgaagctctgctggtaggcggtccttcccagcggctttattggtcttcagcagcccgatttctcgttctCTCTTCtcaccgcactggaatgcttatgagcatgattgtttttcagccacttcccgtggttgaatcattacaaattttttttttttttattttcgattgAATATTTTATTGCGTATACTGAAGTAGGGAAAAGCCTTTGGGAGTGCAACTTCTTTGAATGTCGCTTCTCCCGAAGGCATAAAAAACCTACTTATCTTTTCAGTGAATTTACAAATTTATCGTGTTTACAATGAGAAAATATTCCTACTAGCTAACCCAGTGAACATTATGTTCTTTGAAGGGTTGGCCAATGATTTTTTGAAGTATGGCATCTCTGATTCCTTTTATTAACTACTCAAAATATTCTAGGAAAAGTAACGCGTTAAACTATCGCAAAAGTGCTTTTTTAATCTTTGCAAAAATAACTTTATATTAGGTGAATTTTTCAAATCAGCAGGAAGGTTGTTAAACATTAAGGTTCCATCATACGTTATCCTCTTTCTGCCATATTCGGTCCTTATTCGATGTAACGCAAAATTGTTAGATCGCCTAGTATTGTGGGAATGATTTTGTCTTCTAAGTTCTTGATTAGAATGTACACCTCGCAACCTAGTTATTTTAAATATATATACTATTTTTCTGAAATCATGCAATGCTTGTACGGGTAAGATGCTGTTAGCTTTTTCTGTGTAAAGTAGCGTTCTGGAAAAAGTATATGGCAACTTATATACGGATCTTAAAGCTCGAGTTTGGAGAACAACCAGTCTCTGAATGACCGTTTTAGGTGCAGATCCCCATACACTAATTAAATATTGAAGTTTAGAGTGTATATGGGCGTAATAAATGTTCAAGAGAATTTTAGTAGGTACGAAATAAGATAATTTACGGAGCAGACCACAAACCGGAGATAAGCTTTAGTTAGACGATTTATGTGTGAGCGCCAGGATAAAGTTTCATCTAATATTAACCCAAGGTATTTGTATTCAGTAACCTGTAGAAGTGGAGCATGTCCAAGGGTCAGGTGTACATTAGTAGAAGCTGGATTTCTTGGTGATTTAAATACAATCACTTTGGTCTTTTCAATGTTCATAGACAATACGTTTTGCTTGAAATAGTCATCAAGAATTATAAGATCCGACTGTATAGGAACTTGAATAGACGGCACATCCTTACCGGTATAAAAGCATGCTGTGTCATCGGCAAATAAtcttagtttaccttttaaaggAAGTTTCCCCATATCATTGATATACAGTAGTatatttagtatcaaaataagcggaaaagactgcagaaacaaaatctgaaataaaatgcaaataatgcaattttcaaaagttttagtcgtttatgtccccttaaagtgTAGGGTAGTACCTTTCAAACTACTTCAAGggtgcttaagggtgttaaagtggctttacaaactactaccaagttttctttcggctcacagtacacatactgtcagatcatagaattttgcaattcggctgacagcaaaaatatatgtcagttatctacattatcgactgcttcaggtgtaaagatattcccactgtctgttctgcagatgccaccccatcggcagacaaccatgtttagGATGCCAATATGATAGCGTGAGCAGAAATGAGATAGCACTTCGTCGCtacgtttcactcgactgcctCGACAGtgttttgggcccgctgtcaaattttgagcccgttACATTCAGTCGCTGTcacttactgcagctcgatatacagATGTCAATAGGGTGGCaggatgcagatggggcggatcatacggtgagtgctcaTGGACCcgaagatggcgggttcaattctcgaaaaaagacatgcatttttaattagcttacttatacgaatcaaagttattcgaaattaaaaatatcgcgttccgTAATGttcacagcaaaataaaaatgacgcgttccatttttatacttagcttagcttagcttagcttagactgattgcacatatcaatggttgcactcagtgattgacccgaaccagtgaaattgcacaatgaatcaagtgaatgaggttgggagtgaccgatcatcctcactgtgcaaaattcagtgactcgatatataaagggtcaataactgcgccggccacgtccttgcaatcagatgggattggggaaggagtgttagtgtaatctttgctgtttttgggaccgtgttaacctctgcatccctgcaaagattacaggaaggagttgcgacttgttagtaaggcaggtttcgttggatcgggattcaccttgataagtgatgtgatcgttattctttaaatttatttattttttaaaacgattagtagaattattacatatttaaatatttttaagtcGACAGTCAAGATAAGCCTGTTTAAGATATTTTAGTTTTGCGAACAGATTTATACCAGAAAATTTTTTTAGCTTTGCTTGAAAATAGTGTAAACAACAGGCAGAGAATTGTTGGATCAAGGTACCGAGTAAAATATGTTATCATTATTTGTAgcgaaataaattccaaaccgCTGGTCGTAGGAAGTTTTGCTATAGGTATCCGCGATTATGATTTGTTTCTGTAAATAGAAGTTTTTTGAGGACATCGCGCGTATGAGTTATGGTGTATACATTAATCGTTTCGTTTACTACAGAGAATGAGCATGATGTACTGATATTGGATCCGCGTGTTTTAATAGTATATAGTCAATATGTATGAAAAAGATTGACTATCGGGTATCTTAAACTTCAATCAgcacaaaagaaaaagaatgttgGTTATCGATTACATTGCTAATCAGTTCACTCCAAAGACTCCAAAGACTCTGCGAATAAATTAGTATACTCAATGACTTGACCACCTATCAATTGATCTACTTGAAAATTGAGCATCACTATGTCCAGCCCAACCGCTGCTTATTTCGAAGActgagttctggagtcttcgcTTATATCAATGTATCGCAATCATACTCCTAAACCATTAAACAATGAATATGTTGGATGATTATAATCCCTTCTGTGGATCAAGCATTAgtacacagtagtagaattaaaggatacaAACAACTCTCTGTCCCTCctccttttttattatttgaatgttattttgttttaattacaaataataaatattatatATAATGTACAATAATATGCAATAATATAAACATATTGGGAATTTAGTCAAATTGGTTACACTGCCATAACTACTTGCGTATATACGGTACACCAGTAGTTGTGTTGACAAATTACAGCAGAAGATTAACTTGGATTTTGAGCGACGCAATTCCCGAATGTAAAATCATAGGCCTTGGGCTTTGGCCGAGAGGAGAGAATACTTTCGATAGAGTTATTCAAATCTAATGATTATGCTTTTGAGATTCACTGTCACTATGCCGATGTTAGCTTCGTTCAATCAGACAAACCTATTTGTAATTTGCACAACGGTACGCGCCGCAACCAAACCAAAATCCCGTACATAGCACACACACCGGCTGCCCCCAGCGCAACCGTCTGCTATGAAAGAAGTCACCGTCAAAATTTCGCTTTCCTATGTGCGTTCTCACTGTTCCCGCAAAACGTTAAAAAAACTGCTATCCTATCACTCACACACTTATCCTAGGCCTCGTGCCAATACAGCCTTTTTCTATGATAGCCGAAAAAAACTGGCGCTACGCCACCTTCACAGCATGCAAAAATCTTAATGCTTTGATTAAAGGAAACTATTCCCATTCAACCAAGGGGCAATAAACCCCTACCAACGGCACTcgatctaaacatttatttatttatttgagacAATAACTTAGCTGATATTTTGTTACACTCCGTCTCCGTCATCCCGCGCCTCTCGAGTTGCAGCGGCTGACGCCATGTAATTTAACAACGCCGATTCGCTCACAAACAACAAACTGGCTGCAAAAACACATGCACTTTTTTGCAGCCTAGTCTTTTCTTTATTAAGAAATCAGATAACTTCGCCGAATAACACATTCAATTCCGCGATACACAAGGATCTGCACAAGCGAACAGAAAACCTGTACATAAAACACGACCGCACTGGCTCCCACTTCGAAGCGAAccaaaatgacgcgttccatttttataCATTcataaatggattttttttggctgcatgaAGGTTGATGAGACATTGATTAAGCGAGTGGAAGAgcatattgcaaaactatttctcgttctaaaaatagaattggcaGCAttgcaaattggctatttaaaagcgcgcaaaagcctctagcAAGCTTCATATCAGCTTCAAAAGTAGCTATTATCAACCCTGAAGATtcataaaatcaccagatttaaatgtttaagagctgaaaaaaggtttttatttctaaaactaaacaatagttcagccacaggttaaataaaatcagctataaaagcctttgatcagcctgaaattgttattgTTGGggaattagctacgtgacagaaggaaAAGCTGATTGGGAAGGAACCAACACatagggggacgaggaacgagagtatgaatgtatgtttcgccatagctctggaacttctggactgttttgcatcaaacgtcgtttgtcaagcacatgtttttggcataagagaatcagcaccgggggaTGACATAAGAGGAAGACAGTCTCTTTACAAGGGaagagaaaagttcaaatgGATAAGGGGTGCGTtactcttgcatttggaacgatagcagttgtacaatttGTTGGATTTTTGAAAGCGGGAAAAGGGTGATCATTAACAAGGGGGATGTTCAAAAACATAAGAAAGGCTTTGTACCGATTTATatggattaccgagaagaagacagattcacaagtggctgggggacaacatgaggggaactgacaaagggagtagacatattcaaataaaaaaaggtttttgtttcttgcattggagagttttcgttacaaaaacagatgtacaagtgactgaatgACAAAGGGCCCCCGAGTGAGattgggcaatcagctagtattaTAAGAAGCACGGCGGATATTTAAACGCTACCAGCTTCATTTCATCTGGTGTACTGAGGGAAGTTGTTgtttactttactgtgagaaaaaattgaaaatttgtatatcaaaCTACTCAAGAttaaactcctcagaaacttgcaaaactcgaggtcgtccgagatttacgatttacagtttaatttgtggtaatacaaAGTTTGCCGAATCGGCTATAGTAAGATAATAAATGAGCATATCTCAATCGTATAGAAGGCTCTATTTGTTTGTCATTCAtttaactataatttaaaaaatatatccAAGGATTTCGTTTGTAAGCACCTATCTCAGCGTTTATCGCCTCCGACTAGTACTGGAGGCTGAGGTTGGTCGCGGAAGACTTGCCCGAACAGAGGTGGAAGCCGTACTCGGAGCGGCGCCGCTAGTTCCCGGTAGAGGAATCGGTTGTGGTGGCCGCTTGACTGGAACAGGAGTGTCATAGCCAGCTCTAGGTTTTGGTACCTTGACACCGGGCGGAGGCGCCAACGGTCCTTCCGTAACTGATTTTTTCACTGGGCGTCTAACTGCTGGTGGTTTGGAAGGTGCTGCTCTACCGGGTGTCGGCTGTGCAGATGCTCTAGAGGGAGCCTTCGCTCTAGCTGGCATTCTTACCTGAGACCTAGATGCTTTAGGTATAGCTCCCAGCGATGCTTTTGAGCCAGATTTCCTTGGTAATCCATGGGAAGCCATCGGGCCCAACCAGCCGAAGGCCTTGTCTCGTGGCGACTGTTGAACCTGAGAAATCATATCGAACATTTCAGCCTGCGATTTTAGCATTGACTGTGCGACACGCTGGCTTGCAGCAATCGCACTAGCATCTGCTGCGTTGTCATTGATCGTAAGGCTTGCATCCAAAAGCGCTAATTGCTGCTGCTCTGCAACGCTAAGTAGATTTGCCATTTCAGCCTGAATTTGTTCTTGAAAGTGCAGTCGCTTCTCCGAGTGACGTCCTTTAGGAGTGTATGTTTTTCGCAGAAGGGACGGTGAAAATGGTAAAGGACGTCGTGTGGGTCTAGAAAAGAACGCTTTCGCGGCATCCTCTGTTTCTTCCGTCAAGAGGTCACCTGTCATCATTTCCTCATCAGCTAAAATCATTTCATCTCCCTCATCATCGGAGAAGTCGATTTTAAATGGCACAAACTCTGGTTCCGTTTCTTCTTCCTCTCCGTAAATGTCGACTAAAACATCTTCTTCAACTGGTTGACGTGAAGCAATACGAAGCGTTTTTAGTCGCGATTCGATGTCAGCTCGCCTATGAGGCTCAATCTGAGGACCTTGGGTAGGAGATGGAGGTGCAAGTGCAACCATTTGATCGAGTACCTCAGCCAGTCCCTCTGTAGCAGCGCTACTCTTCTTCAAAACTTCCTGATTCTCTTTCGTAGCAGAAACATTCATCACTGCTGCCTTTTCCAATTGCATCGACTGTTCCAGCACTTCCACTGCATCGTCTAAAGCATCGTTCAAGAGCACATCGGCCGGCGTGCTACTTTCAAGTAGTGATCCTTCTAGATCCAAGCTGATTTCCTGGAAAGCACGTTGGAAATCTCGTAGGGCAGTTTGTAAATGTTGAGCAGCTGGCGATCTAACGTCATCTCCCTCGGCGATGACCTCCTTCACTGACTTATCCAGGCTTTCCACCATGCTATCCAACGTTCCATCCATGTCGAAAATATCATCCCCAATTTCTTCATCCTCAATCAGCCCTAACGATGCGTCGTCCACATCATGCACAGTTTGTTCCCACATCGTTGTCAGGTTCTTCAGTCGGTCAGATATTTCGCCTAGAACTACTGCAGACTGTAAGCTCTGGTTAGCGGCTTCTTGAACAATCGGCTCCGGTACAGCTTCGGCCACATCTTGCAATAATTGAGCATTCTCCATTGCGTTTGCTATCATTTCCGACACGTTCAGTAGTTGGAACCCAAGAGGACTAAATGGGACTTCTGGTTGGGTTTCAGGAATAGACACGGGTGCAAGCTCTTCTGCTGGTTCTGTTGGTAGTTCTGCCGACGGCTCTGTTGATGGTTCTACCGGCGGTTCTGTGGGGGGTTCAGCGGGTGGCTCTGCCACCGGTGTTTTCGGTGGAGTTTTCGGTTGCACTTGTCTGGCCTCACGTAATTGCTGTAAACGGGATTTCAGATTTTCAAGCGCATCAGCTCCTCTACTAAGATCAATTCCCGGGGACTGCGGCGCTGTAGACTCAACCAATGACGCTTCTTTGATACTTTCTTCCAAGCGACTCTGGACGTCCTCCATGGTTTCGATTGCATCTTCAAACTGAATCAGTAGCCGTTCGACCGATGGTGACTTGGGTACGATGCCAGCCACTATTTCTTTATGCACTTCCACTTGATCCGCGATTTTTCGCATGATTATTTTCATTTCGGGTGGTGTCTCACCTGTAATCAAGTCCATCATGTGTTGCTGCATCCTCGGTGTTCTGGGCGTCGCTGCTCCACTTATGTCCAGTAAACGGTCTGCCGTATCTTTTGGAGAAATCCTTCGGGGTTGCGGCGGTCTCTTAGGGGTAGGCGTTCTGTACTGCAAACTTGCGGCAACGTCCTGATAGGCTGCCCGTGCTTCCTGTAAGCGTCTGGTGTGATCAATCGGCGACCTAGCGGGAGACTCATATAAAATTGAGAGCGAGCTATCGTCATAGATTGGTTCTTCTGCAAACTCAATATCGATGTCAGCTAAGAACTCGTCCTGCAAGGCTCCGCCCGAAGGTTCCTGCTGCAATTGGCCCT contains these protein-coding regions:
- the LOC128735557 gene encoding uncharacterized protein LOC128735557; this encodes MNTVNYEENFKLFYRIAKVLILQLKDDDKVLAAQWLRKLAACQSDADSELRCHYMTLLLITLQQQRIVGPFKEPPVGGTKLEPFAEDYQPEDIQRLINDDLQKTPPPPLTQFALSGGPMLTEFAVAQEIPKFGAHFFYVCSLQPVYEFQQAYQSQIPRPLRGPTRSTMRDLNAGVERLLREERKKIKVTVDKSGKKSIQIKDEHFAAFSETARKPRAMSKRLQKRLGVTLPEPEPATADSFEEPSPRRPAGPAGSIAGAVAAGAASAVATSKLGTPGKPKSAKKSGIARPGIKPPGAVKSGTRLAAPGSVQRRPAPKAQPAASPEPQVIPVSSPLRFTRHPDAPPTPPLFLFGAPTGGQAYEQEAFDVPATEKFAVSKVKFLQKKWSPKKKPGRVDVLEILEEHPITEEILQLEAEARPRIPTPEIVEEVRETKRRSLLLKTVTDAKTRELMEKFYAVKTAKPRKLDFSQEIDATVPTVADQQQPVLLDDTAEFLAEEAMDYYQQFADSQYIMPEVTQDMSLMPGPSSTRLDLGREEEQFELLDEMPPWQEDLQGQLQQEPSGGALQDEFLADIDIEFAEEPIYDDSSLSILYESPARSPIDHTRRLQEARAAYQDVAASLQYRTPTPKRPPQPRRISPKDTADRLLDISGAATPRTPRMQQHMMDLITGETPPEMKIIMRKIADQVEVHKEIVAGIVPKSPSVERLRIDLSRGADALENLKSRLQQLREARQVQPKTPPKTPLAPVSIPETQPEVPFSPLGFQLLNVSEMIANAMENAQLLQDVAEAVPEPIVQEAANQSLQSAVVLGEISDRLKNLTTMWEQTVHDVDDASLGLIEDEEIGDDIFDMDGTLDSMVESLDKSVKEVIAEGDDVRSPAAQHLQTALRDFQRAFQEISLDLEGSLLESSTPADVLLNDALDDAVEVLEQSMQLEKAAVMNVSATKENQEVLKKSSAATEGLAEVLDQMVALAPPSPTQGPQIEPHRRADIESRLKTLRIASRQPVEEDVLVDIYGEEEETEPEFVPFKIDFSDDEGDEMILADEEMMTGDLLTEETEDAAKAFFSRPTRRPLPFSPSLLRKTYTPKGRHSEKRLHFQEQIQAEMANLLSVAEQQQLALLDASLTINDNAADASAIAASQRVAQSMLKSQAEMFDMISQVQQSPRDKAFGWLGPMASHGLPRKSGSKASLGAIPKASRSQVRMPARAKAPSRASAQPTPGRAAPSKPPAVRRPVKKSVTEGPLAPPPGVKVPKPRAGYDTPVPVKRPPQPIPLPGTSGAAPSTASTSVRASLPRPTSASSTSRRR